The DNA region GCAACCTGGTGGATCTGGCCGCCGGCGTAGGGATGCACCAGGGCGTCCACCGCCCGCCGGAAGGCGCGCGGGTCGCTCAGCAGCGTGGTGATGTCGCGGAAGATGATCCCCGGCTTCGGGTAATCGGGAATCGAGCGGACCGATTCCTTCAGCGCGACGTGGCGGCGGGCTTCCATGCGTTCGGCCTTCCGTGGAGAACCGCGGGCTTAAAGCAGAAGCTCGGCGTCCTGACCAGTTCGCGGCGGCTCAGGCCGCCTGGACCTTCTTGAGGATGGCGACGAGGTCCCGGTGCAGCCCCTCGTTGCCGCAGGCCACCGAGCGCGGGGCCAGCGGCTCGGCCGCGCCGTCCGCCGAGGTCACGAAGCCGCCCGCCTCGCGCACCAGGATCACGCCGGCGGCGAAGTCGTAGGTCTGGAGGTCGCGCTCCCAGTAGGCGTCGAGGCGGCCGCAGGCGACGTAGGCCATGTCGAGGGCCGCCGAGCCCATCCGGCGGGTGCCGCCGGCCACCGCCATCACGGCGCCGAGCTCGCGCAGGAGGCGCGGATGGCTGCCGCGACCGAGATAGGGCGTGCCGTAGCCCACCAGCGCGTCCGCCATGTCCTGGCGGCCGGAGACGCGCAGGCGCCGGTTGTTGAGGTAGGCGCCCTTGCCGCGCTCGGCGACGAACAGCTCGTCCTTGATCGGGTCGAAGATCACGCCGGCCACGATCTGGCCCTCGCGCTCGAGACCGACCG from Methylobacterium sp. NMS14P includes:
- a CDS encoding inositol monophosphatase family protein, coding for MISSPLMTVMVDAVRKAARGLRRDYGEVENLQVSRKGPGDFVSAADRKAEEVLRDALMKARPGYSLVLEENGIIEGTDKSHTWHVDPLDGTSNFLHGVPHFAVSVGLEREGQIVAGVIFDPIKDELFVAERGKGAYLNNRRLRVSGRQDMADALVGYGTPYLGRGSHPRLLRELGAVMAVAGGTRRMGSAALDMAYVACGRLDAYWERDLQTYDFAAGVILVREAGGFVTSADGAAEPLAPRSVACGNEGLHRDLVAILKKVQAA